Below is a window of Candidatus Thermoplasmatota archaeon DNA.
TATCAAAAATACCTACTTCCCTTACGATTATTACAGAGGATCGCATTAAGTAATGCGTTCAGATAAATCGAAATGAAGGGACTTATTTATGTGTATACGGGCGATGGCAAGGGAAAAACCACAGCAGCCATAGGTACTGCCATCCGTGCCGTAGGCCACGGAAAAAGAGCTGTTTTAATCCAATTTTTAAAAAAGGGGGATTATGGGGAAATTAAAGCGTCCATTCTCGAGGTATATCAGTTCGGACGCAAGCAGTTTGTTTTAAAACCTACTGAGAAAGACCATGAGCTGGCTGAAAAAGCCCTAAAATTTGCAGAAAAAATTTTGGAGGAAAAACCCTTCCTGCTTATTCTTGATGAAGTGAATGTTGCAGTCTCAATGGGGCTGATTAATACAAGGAACGTGATA
It encodes the following:
- a CDS encoding cob(I)yrinic acid a,c-diamide adenosyltransferase — encoded protein: MKGLIYVYTGDGKGKTTAAIGTAIRAVGHGKRAVLIQFLKKGDYGEIKASILEVYQFGRKQFVLKPTEKDHELAEKALKFAEKILEEKPFLLILDEVNVAVSMGLINTRNVIDMVKKRGETNIILTGRGAPEEFIEIADLVTEMKKIKHPFDEGVKGKEGLEY